From the genome of Gilliamella sp. wkB7, one region includes:
- the rlmB gene encoding 23S rRNA (guanosine(2251)-2'-O)-methyltransferase RlmB: MSETVYGMHAIEALLARSPERIIEVFIIKGREDKRLIALIHQLEQLGLPVKVANRQWLDEKTKNGVHQGILAMVKPSRGYHENDIPLLMEQQPNPVILILDGVTDPHNLGACIRTADAAGVSFIIVPKDRSAPLNSTAQKVACGAAESVPVVRVTNLARTMRMLQDEYQVWIVGTAGEADRTLYQTEFYKSSTPTSLALVMGAEGEGMRRLTKEHCDELVSIPMSGIVSSLNVSVATGVCLFEIVRQKNK; this comes from the coding sequence ATGAGTGAAACAGTTTATGGTATGCACGCTATTGAAGCATTATTAGCGCGTTCACCAGAAAGAATTATTGAGGTATTTATTATTAAAGGGCGTGAAGATAAACGTCTAATTGCCCTTATTCATCAATTGGAACAACTGGGATTGCCTGTTAAAGTAGCTAATCGTCAGTGGTTGGATGAAAAAACCAAAAATGGTGTTCATCAAGGTATTCTAGCTATGGTTAAACCAAGCCGTGGTTATCATGAAAACGATATTCCACTACTGATGGAACAGCAACCCAATCCTGTCATCTTAATTTTAGATGGTGTGACTGATCCACATAATTTAGGGGCATGTATTCGTACAGCTGATGCAGCTGGCGTAAGTTTTATTATCGTGCCAAAAGATCGCTCAGCACCACTTAATTCTACCGCACAAAAAGTAGCGTGCGGTGCGGCAGAAAGTGTTCCTGTTGTGAGAGTAACTAATTTAGCCCGTACCATGCGAATGCTACAAGATGAATACCAAGTTTGGATTGTCGGTACTGCTGGTGAAGCCGATAGAACGCTTTATCAAACTGAATTTTATAAATCATCGACCCCAACGTCACTGGCTTTGGTGATGGGCGCAGAAGGTGAGGGCATGCGTCGTTTAACGAAAGAACATTGTGACGAATTAGTCAGTATTCCAATGTCAGGCATTGTCTCTTCACTTAATGTATCGGTTGCAACAGGTGTTTGTTTATTTGAAATTGTGCGCCAAAAAAATAAATAG
- the rnr gene encoding ribonuclease R, with protein sequence MIKDPFFDRESEKYDSPIASRELILDYLKKEAKPANLEKIAQAVAIKNEEQKVALHRRLRAMERDGQVVFTRRKCYALPEKFDMVKGSVIAHRDGFGFLRVEGNPEDYFLSPEQMKKVLQGDVILAQPLGTQYRGKVEARVVRILEPRSNFIVGRYFIEQGVGFVVPDDSRLNFDILIVGKPDRTVRMGSVVVVELQQRPERRQKAVGIIKEVLGEIMGTNLAIDIALRNHEIPYELPKAVIKETSKFTEQVPENAKKGRKDLRELPLVTIDGEDARDFDDAVYCQKNRGGGYRLWVAIADVSYYVRPGKALDKEACLRGTSVYFPSRVIPMLPEVLSNGLCSLNPQVDRLCLVCEMTVSNKGRLTGYEFYEAVMNSHARLTYTKVAKILDGDKELREHYRDLIPHLENLQGLYNVLDKARIARGAIGFESEEPKFIFNADKRIESIELTQRNVAHKIIEECMILANVAAAKFVIKADVPSLFRVHDKPDEERMNNLRSILSELGLSLGGGSNPKPKDIAELMVAVEERPDHDMLQTVILRSMKQAIYDPENRGHFGLALEEYAHFTSPIRRYPDLLLHRAIKWILADQNHKTSKTGGYRYSTSEMLYFGEHCSMTERRADEAVRDVVDWLKCDYMQDHVGEVFNGTISSVVNFGFFVRLDDLFIDGLVHVSSLENDYYNFDGSRNRLIGENTRFVYRLGDKVQVKVDNVNPEERKIDFSLVGSNNKPKRQGKTAKDRSKQDKIDLSADLPIKRKAKKSSSKKRSTNASTKAENKTQSKTKTKTKAKAIVKTKTKSKNNTKKNSKSKSTTKKQRVKTKSSK encoded by the coding sequence ATGATAAAAGATCCTTTCTTTGATAGAGAATCAGAAAAGTATGATTCCCCAATTGCCAGTCGTGAACTTATTTTAGATTACCTTAAAAAAGAAGCAAAACCAGCCAATTTAGAGAAAATTGCCCAAGCTGTTGCGATTAAAAATGAAGAGCAAAAAGTAGCTTTGCATCGTCGTTTGCGTGCGATGGAACGTGATGGACAAGTCGTGTTTACCCGCCGCAAATGTTATGCCTTACCTGAAAAATTTGATATGGTTAAAGGAAGTGTAATTGCACACCGTGATGGCTTTGGTTTTTTGCGAGTAGAAGGTAATCCAGAGGATTATTTTTTATCACCTGAACAAATGAAAAAAGTGTTACAAGGCGATGTGATTTTAGCTCAACCATTGGGAACCCAATATCGTGGTAAAGTCGAAGCACGGGTCGTGCGAATTTTAGAGCCTCGTAGTAATTTTATTGTCGGACGATATTTTATCGAACAAGGTGTTGGCTTTGTAGTGCCAGATGACAGTCGTTTAAATTTTGATATTTTGATTGTGGGCAAACCTGATCGTACGGTACGTATGGGCTCTGTTGTGGTAGTTGAATTACAGCAACGACCAGAGCGTCGTCAAAAAGCGGTAGGGATAATTAAAGAAGTGCTTGGCGAAATTATGGGAACTAATCTGGCCATTGATATTGCGCTTCGTAATCACGAGATCCCTTATGAATTACCGAAAGCGGTTATAAAAGAGACCAGCAAATTTACCGAACAAGTTCCAGAAAATGCCAAAAAAGGACGCAAGGATTTGCGTGAATTACCTTTGGTTACAATTGATGGCGAAGATGCTCGTGATTTTGATGATGCTGTCTATTGCCAAAAAAATCGTGGAGGAGGTTATCGCTTATGGGTCGCAATTGCAGATGTAAGTTATTACGTCCGTCCAGGTAAAGCATTAGATAAAGAAGCTTGCTTACGCGGTACATCAGTCTATTTCCCATCTCGCGTGATCCCTATGTTACCAGAAGTGTTATCTAACGGGCTTTGTTCGTTAAACCCGCAAGTTGATCGCTTATGTTTAGTGTGTGAAATGACTGTATCAAATAAAGGTCGTCTAACAGGTTATGAATTCTACGAAGCCGTGATGAATTCCCATGCAAGATTGACTTATACCAAAGTTGCTAAGATTTTAGATGGTGATAAAGAATTGCGTGAGCATTATCGTGATTTAATCCCACATCTTGAAAACTTGCAAGGTCTTTATAATGTACTTGATAAAGCTCGTATTGCGCGTGGTGCGATAGGTTTTGAGTCCGAAGAACCAAAATTTATTTTTAATGCCGATAAACGTATTGAAAGTATCGAATTGACTCAGCGTAATGTTGCTCATAAAATCATTGAAGAATGTATGATCTTAGCGAATGTAGCTGCTGCAAAATTCGTGATTAAAGCTGATGTACCATCTTTATTCCGTGTACATGATAAACCTGATGAAGAGCGTATGAATAATCTGCGCAGTATCTTAAGTGAACTTGGGTTATCTCTTGGAGGTGGTTCGAATCCTAAACCAAAAGATATTGCTGAGTTAATGGTTGCGGTTGAAGAGCGACCAGATCATGATATGCTACAAACTGTTATTTTACGGTCAATGAAACAAGCCATTTATGATCCAGAAAATCGTGGACATTTTGGCTTAGCACTTGAAGAGTACGCACACTTTACTTCGCCTATTCGTCGTTATCCAGATTTACTCTTACATCGAGCCATTAAATGGATTTTAGCTGACCAAAATCACAAAACAAGCAAAACGGGTGGTTATCGTTATAGTACCAGTGAAATGCTTTACTTTGGTGAACACTGCTCAATGACAGAACGTCGAGCTGATGAAGCTGTTCGCGATGTTGTGGATTGGCTTAAATGTGATTACATGCAAGATCATGTTGGTGAAGTCTTTAATGGAACTATTTCAAGTGTCGTTAATTTTGGATTCTTTGTTCGTTTAGATGATTTGTTTATTGACGGTTTAGTTCATGTCTCTTCACTTGAAAATGATTATTATAATTTTGATGGCTCACGCAACCGTCTTATCGGCGAAAATACTCGTTTCGTATATCGTTTGGGCGATAAAGTACAAGTTAAAGTCGATAATGTGAATCCAGAAGAACGTAAAATTGATTTTTCGTTAGTGGGAAGTAATAATAAGCCGAAACGTCAAGGTAAAACAGCCAAAGATAGATCCAAACAGGATAAAATCGATTTAAGTGCTGATTTACCAATTAAACGAAAAGCGAAAAAATCATCCAGCAAGAAAAGAAGTACTAATGCTAGCACTAAAGCTGAAAATAAAACCCAAAGCAAAACTAAGACCAAAACAAAAGCGAAAGCGATTGTAAAAACTAAAACTAAATCAAAAAATAATACAAAGAAAAACAGTAAATCGAAATCGACAACTAAAAAACAACGAGTTAAAACAAAGAGTAGCAAATAG
- a CDS encoding PTS sugar transporter subunit IIC, which translates to MNVINFIIDNILTQASITISLIAMLGLILQKKSVGQIISGTLKTLLGFQVLNAGSSIIVGSLTYFGQIFTAGFDMQGIIPSIEAINGQAMNQLGLGRDIALTFLMIFIFNILIARLTRWKYIFLTGQAILWMATMTTVFGSVAGLSGIALILVGGLIGAIFAVMMPAIAQPIIYKVTGSNDIALGHFCTIGYLFEAGVAYVVGEKGENKRSIEDMKLPKSFEFLQDTYLSVMVVMVPLYVITVLFAGEQYASTLSGSQNYVIYAFTQSIIFVVGIYVLLAGVRLLLGEIVPAFRGIAMKVVPNAIPALDCPVFFPYSPNAVILGFITTSIGTVIAMLTLPFFGLAMILPGMLTNFFAGGTAGIFGNAIGGRRGALIGGIAHGFFITLLPALLVTIFTQMGFVNATATDVDTVTVALLYAWVLGPILKHF; encoded by the coding sequence ATGAATGTGATTAACTTTATTATCGACAATATTTTAACTCAGGCTTCAATAACAATTAGTTTAATCGCCATGCTTGGGCTTATTTTACAAAAAAAATCAGTCGGACAAATTATTTCAGGAACACTTAAAACCTTATTAGGCTTTCAGGTGTTAAATGCAGGTTCAAGCATTATTGTTGGTAGTTTGACTTATTTTGGTCAAATCTTTACCGCCGGCTTTGATATGCAAGGTATCATTCCATCCATTGAAGCCATAAACGGACAAGCCATGAATCAACTAGGTTTAGGTCGCGATATTGCACTGACCTTTTTGATGATCTTTATTTTCAATATTCTTATTGCTCGTTTAACTCGTTGGAAATATATCTTTTTAACTGGGCAGGCGATTTTGTGGATGGCGACCATGACGACCGTATTTGGTAGTGTAGCAGGCCTTTCTGGAATAGCTTTAATTTTAGTGGGAGGTTTGATTGGTGCTATTTTTGCAGTAATGATGCCAGCCATTGCGCAGCCAATTATCTATAAAGTGACAGGATCAAATGATATTGCTCTTGGTCATTTTTGTACAATCGGTTATCTATTTGAAGCGGGTGTTGCTTATGTAGTGGGTGAAAAAGGTGAGAACAAACGCTCAATTGAAGATATGAAATTGCCCAAGTCATTCGAATTTTTACAAGATACTTATCTATCTGTAATGGTGGTTATGGTACCACTTTATGTTATTACTGTACTGTTTGCTGGTGAACAATATGCCTCAACTTTATCAGGCTCTCAAAATTATGTGATTTATGCCTTTACACAATCAATTATTTTTGTGGTAGGGATTTATGTATTGTTAGCAGGTGTGCGCTTATTGCTGGGAGAAATCGTGCCAGCGTTTAGGGGAATTGCCATGAAAGTGGTACCAAATGCAATTCCAGCGCTTGATTGTCCGGTGTTCTTTCCATATAGCCCAAATGCAGTGATTTTAGGTTTTATTACTACTTCAATTGGTACAGTTATTGCGATGTTAACACTGCCGTTCTTTGGTTTAGCGATGATCTTACCTGGCATGTTAACTAACTTTTTTGCAGGGGGAACCGCAGGCATATTTGGTAATGCGATTGGTGGGCGTCGTGGTGCTTTAATTGGCGGGATAGCACATGGCTTTTTTATTACCTTATTGCCTGCACTGCTCGTTACTATTTTTACGCAAATGGGCTTTGTTAATGCTACAGCAACGGATGTGGATACCGTTACAGTCGCATTACTTTATGCGTGGGTGTTAGGTCCAATCTTGAAACACTTTTAA
- a CDS encoding class II fructose-bisphosphate aldolase, with translation MYTNLKAVTSLAQKLNFTVGAFNTHNLEMLPDMLRAAKEVGAPIIIQTSVDTARYIGYKVLVNAVKAIADEEIVDAVLHLDHAKNFDDIKQAIDSGFTSVMFDGSSLPFKENILKTRAVVEYAHARGVSVEGELGTIGGTEEGIKVDDNDKVYTNPKDALEFVKATGIDALAVAIGTNHGQFKSKTEVNIPLLKEIHSLVNIPLVIHGGTGVKEEDYPELINNGIRKFNVGTELLVNWTQVAKDKFVQTEVNKSLRHNVIPANQAVKEIVKHKMSLFLNVNGRVN, from the coding sequence ATGTATACCAATCTAAAAGCTGTCACTTCATTAGCGCAAAAGCTTAATTTTACCGTAGGTGCATTTAATACACATAATTTAGAAATGTTACCCGATATGCTTCGAGCAGCCAAAGAAGTCGGTGCCCCCATTATTATCCAAACAAGTGTCGATACGGCACGTTATATTGGCTATAAAGTTTTGGTAAATGCAGTAAAAGCTATCGCAGATGAAGAGATAGTTGATGCTGTATTGCATTTAGATCATGCCAAAAATTTTGATGATATTAAACAAGCAATCGACAGCGGTTTTACCTCAGTCATGTTTGATGGTTCTTCACTACCTTTTAAAGAAAACATATTAAAAACGCGCGCGGTTGTTGAATATGCCCATGCGCGTGGAGTATCAGTTGAAGGGGAGCTGGGCACCATAGGTGGCACAGAAGAGGGGATTAAGGTTGATGATAATGACAAAGTCTATACTAACCCTAAAGATGCGTTAGAATTTGTTAAAGCAACGGGTATTGATGCTTTAGCCGTTGCGATTGGCACTAATCATGGACAATTTAAATCAAAAACAGAAGTGAACATTCCGTTATTGAAAGAAATACATTCCCTTGTCAATATTCCGTTGGTTATTCATGGTGGGACAGGTGTTAAAGAAGAAGATTATCCTGAATTGATTAATAATGGTATTCGCAAATTTAATGTAGGTACCGAGTTATTAGTTAACTGGACACAAGTGGCCAAAGATAAGTTCGTACAAACTGAAGTGAATAAATCATTACGCCACAATGTTATTCCTGCTAATCAGGCGGTAAAGGAAATTGTGAAGCATAAAATGAGTCTATTTCTTAATGTGAATGGTCGTGTTAACTGA
- a CDS encoding BglG family transcription antiterminator, whose product MRTRTIELFKKFISIDYPLTVEMLSEDFQISARTLRNEINEINAFLQKRCLPEISTVRNKGFIIDATQEQKQQVHNALLGVSISPILSKDERQFDLLLSIAFSSCSTILCHKENIYFVSKSVLDEDIRKLKTRLKKYDIELISLPKQGMQLIGLERSIRLMMYEAINQFYGNLELNKPLHELNLIQQLLFKYVPQNLIINLLKLAHKTISQIHDEIYVQQIVIFTAIWVIRNQHQHHLTMVRADFKHHESGQITKFIHLVCQHEKLQTNRQEQQYIIYMLEAFNTKDINNYVEWLNAQLLAIKLVNYVEEKTHIPFSTKQEQLYENLCKHLAGLIARVSNNIHIINPLLDNIKQNYDEIYTVIKRFIQSPEANLSHKVSDDEIAFLTIHFSTFASAINQDRSYFFKAVVVCDHGIATSNLLAETLKEFFNIDILAILGRNNLDLLDQLDYDLIFSTFPLQHSAHPVLVLEPILKEKNHPIITDFLAKHRSNQRIVNHLDDATDLFYSLVNLIQESGGVVSAPIYNRLEKCLAINNLKINKRKIQPMLKDILTDDDIILQQDCRDWRQAITNAAEPLLKKRFILPSYIQAMISSVEQYGPYIVIGKDLALAHARPEDGVNQLGVSVVTMRDPVDFGNSDMGPVKIIFCLAAIDSFSHLNIMRSLIELINDEQKLTQLTTCQSVQEFKTILFNETKSV is encoded by the coding sequence ATGCGAACAAGAACCATTGAATTATTTAAGAAATTTATTTCCATCGACTATCCTTTAACTGTCGAAATGCTATCGGAAGATTTCCAAATTAGTGCACGAACGCTACGCAATGAAATTAATGAAATTAATGCTTTTTTGCAAAAAAGATGTTTACCCGAAATTTCAACGGTACGTAATAAAGGCTTTATCATTGATGCCACACAAGAACAAAAACAGCAAGTCCATAATGCGTTATTAGGGGTATCTATTTCACCCATTTTAAGTAAGGATGAACGCCAATTTGATTTGTTGTTATCCATTGCTTTTTCTAGTTGCTCAACTATTTTATGTCATAAAGAAAATATCTATTTTGTTTCGAAAAGTGTATTAGATGAAGATATTCGTAAACTTAAAACACGATTAAAAAAATACGATATTGAATTAATCAGCTTGCCCAAACAAGGAATGCAGCTCATAGGATTAGAGCGCTCTATCCGTTTAATGATGTATGAAGCAATTAACCAATTCTATGGTAATCTAGAATTGAATAAACCATTACATGAACTGAATTTAATACAACAATTACTTTTTAAGTATGTACCTCAAAATCTGATTATAAACCTATTAAAACTTGCCCATAAAACCATCAGTCAAATTCATGATGAAATCTATGTTCAACAAATAGTGATCTTTACTGCCATTTGGGTAATTCGCAATCAACATCAACATCATTTAACTATGGTTAGAGCCGATTTTAAACACCATGAATCGGGGCAAATCACCAAATTTATTCATTTAGTTTGCCAACATGAAAAGTTGCAAACCAACCGACAAGAACAACAATATATTATTTATATGCTTGAAGCATTCAACACTAAGGATATTAATAACTATGTCGAGTGGTTAAATGCACAGTTATTGGCAATTAAATTGGTGAATTATGTTGAAGAAAAAACACACATTCCATTTTCAACCAAACAAGAACAACTTTATGAAAACCTTTGTAAACACTTAGCAGGATTGATTGCCAGAGTAAGTAATAATATCCACATTATTAATCCATTACTTGATAATATTAAACAAAATTACGATGAAATTTACACCGTAATTAAACGCTTTATACAAAGCCCTGAAGCAAATTTAAGTCATAAAGTTTCTGATGATGAAATCGCCTTTTTAACAATTCATTTTTCTACTTTCGCTAGTGCAATTAACCAAGATCGTAGCTATTTTTTTAAAGCAGTGGTTGTTTGTGATCATGGGATTGCGACTTCTAATTTATTAGCTGAAACACTCAAAGAGTTTTTTAATATTGATATTTTGGCCATTCTAGGTCGAAATAATCTTGATTTATTAGATCAGCTTGATTATGACTTAATTTTTTCTACATTTCCGTTACAGCATTCGGCTCATCCCGTATTGGTGTTAGAACCAATTTTGAAAGAAAAAAATCATCCCATTATCACCGATTTTCTAGCTAAACACCGATCTAACCAACGCATTGTCAACCATTTAGATGATGCCACTGATCTTTTTTACTCTCTTGTCAATTTAATCCAAGAAAGTGGTGGTGTTGTGTCTGCACCAATCTATAACCGGCTTGAAAAGTGTTTAGCGATTAATAATCTTAAAATTAATAAAAGGAAAATTCAGCCTATGTTGAAAGATATTTTGACTGATGATGACATCATATTACAGCAAGATTGCCGTGATTGGCGCCAAGCTATCACTAATGCTGCTGAACCACTACTAAAAAAACGTTTCATTTTACCATCCTATATCCAAGCCATGATTAGCTCGGTTGAACAATATGGTCCGTATATTGTGATAGGAAAGGATTTAGCATTAGCGCATGCTCGACCCGAAGATGGCGTGAATCAATTAGGGGTGAGTGTGGTAACGATGCGTGACCCTGTGGATTTTGGTAACTCAGATATGGGACCAGTAAAAATTATATTTTGTTTGGCAGCTATCGATTCTTTTTCTCATCTCAATATTATGCGTAGCTTAATTGAGTTGATTAATGATGAACAAAAACTTACGCAACTCACCACGTGCCAATCGGTACAGGAATTTAAAACAATTTTATTTAATGAAACAAAATCGGTTTAA
- a CDS encoding PTS sugar transporter subunit IIB: MSNLTILFVCGAGLGSSFAAQMATEDVLKAKGIEANLDHTDISSAAAMNADIIITAENFRPQFAKFNINDKTTIVFLRNIVSKVEIEEKLCPVLQQKGLI, from the coding sequence ATGAGTAATTTAACTATTTTATTTGTTTGTGGCGCAGGATTAGGCAGTAGTTTTGCTGCACAAATGGCTACCGAAGACGTGCTAAAAGCTAAAGGTATTGAAGCTAATTTAGATCATACTGATATTTCATCCGCTGCAGCGATGAATGCCGATATCATTATCACGGCTGAAAACTTTCGCCCACAGTTTGCCAAATTCAATATCAACGATAAAACCACCATCGTGTTTCTTAGAAATATTGTTTCCAAAGTTGAAATTGAGGAAAAGCTTTGCCCCGTTTTACAGCAAAAAGGACTGATTTAG